In Choloepus didactylus isolate mChoDid1 chromosome 18, mChoDid1.pri, whole genome shotgun sequence, the genomic stretch tgtggaactgtaacccataatgttctttgaaatttgctctctaactacttgttaaattgtactttgaaagttaacactgctatgtatatatgttaaattttacaataaaaagtgTGTTAAAAAAAGTGCACGTTGTTTTATACAATTGAGATGATCCTAAGAAGATAAATgtgaatttgatttttaataattttgatcTCATTTTAAAGATCTCTGAGAAGTCTACTATTTATAACATAGTGGTACACTCTTCTATAAAAAAGACTTTAGCAATACAAACAGCTGCTGTCTAATTTATCTGCTTTAAATCCATTTAGGCTTTCATCGGCAGGGTTTTTAAAGTGGAGTATATGctcacagatttgaaggaagaaattgatggttctacattaacagtagaaAACTTTACCACACCACTCTCAATAgtggataaaacatctagtcagaaggtCAGTAAGGAAGTATAGGATTTTGAATGATAAATTAAACCAACTTGACCTAGCAAACATACAAAAGAgaccaaacaaaaacagaaatatattcttcttcagtacacatggatcattctccaggatagactatctGTTAGGTCACAAGCCaagtctgaataaatttaaaaatattgaaatcatacaaagtatattctccagacacaatggaataaagctagaaatcaataacagagggagaaacggaaaattcacaaatatgtggaaattaaacaacatacacttaaacaaccaatgggttaaagaggaaatcagaaatgaaattaggaagtaccttgaggcaaatgaaaatgaaaatacagcacaccaaaacttatgggatgcagcaaaggcactgctgagagggaaatttataactcttaaatgcttacattaaaaaagaagaaagaactcaaaCAAGAGAGCTAACCTCAAAACTTGAAgaatagaaaagaagagcaaatgaaacccaaagtgagaagaagaagggaaataacaaagatcagagtggagatacttgacatagaaaacaaaaaaaagagaattaacaaaaacaaaagttagcTCTTTGaaacaatcaataaaattgacaaaactttagctaatctgacaaagaataaaagaaaggatttaaataccgaaaatcagaaatggaaaggggaacattactactaccccattgaaataaaaaggactataagagaatcctatgaacaactgtatgccaataaattagataacctagatgaagtagacaaattcttagaaacacacatcaacctacactgactcaagaaaaaatagatctcagCAAagcaattactagtaaagagattaaatttgtaataaaaaaaaaccctaacaaaggaaagcccaggaccagcccaggacattccaagaagacttaactccaattctgctccaacttttccagaaaattgaagagaagggaacactccctaactcactctacaaagccaacattaccctcataccaaagccggataaagataccacaagaaaagaaaactatagaccaatatctcttacagacatagatgcaaaaatcctcaacaaaatactagcaaaccatatccaacagcatattacaagaattatacaccatgatcaagtgggcttTATCCCTGGTGTGCAAGgtaggttcaacataagaaatatcAATGAATATGATATGAAACATTagcagaatgaaggggaaaaaaaacatgatcttctcaattgacacagaaaaggcatttgacaaaatacagcaccctttcttggtAAGAACCTTGGAacgctaggaatagaaggaaacatcctcaaatGATAAAGAACACACATGAAAATCCCACTGCTAACATCCTACCTAACGGTGAAAGACTgcaagctttccctctgagatcaggaacaaggacAATTACgtccactgttaccactgttattcagcattgtactggaagttcttgtcagagtagttaggcaagaaaaataaataaaagtcatccagactggaaaggaagaagtaaaactttccctatttacacatatgatcctatataaagaaaattctgaaaaatacacaacaaagctcctagagctaataaatgaattcagcaaagtggtggggtacaagatcaacaccgcCAAATCAGAAGTGTTTATATACCCAAGCAATGAacatttggaagaagaaatcaagaaaaaaaaaccattcacaatagcaattaaaagaatcaaatatctcagaataaatctaaccaaggatatataagaattgtacacagaaaatgacaaaacattgctaaaagaaattaaagaagttctggataaatggaaggatattctgtgttcatggactgaaaaaactaaatattattaaactgtcaatactacccaaagcaatttatagattcaatgcaaccccaatcaaaattccagcaacgtttttgcagaaatggaaaaatcaatcatcaaatttatatagaatggTAAGGGGCCTCTAATAGCTAaatcaatcttgaaaaagaagaatgaagttggaggactcacatttcccaatcttaaaaattatttcaaaaccacactaatcaaaacagcatggtactgtcacaagggcagacatatagaccattggaatagaattgagagctcagaaatcaactctcacatttatggtcaattgatttttgacaaggtggcaaataccactcaattgggaaagaatcacctcttcaacaaatggtgctgggaaaactggatgtccatttgcaaaaaaaaaaaaaaaaaaaaaaaaaaaaggagccccGCTAACTCATGCCGTGTagaaaaatcaagtcaaaatggaagaaagaccttaatataaaagctagaactatcaaactcctagaaggaaatgtaaAGAAGCATCTTCAGTACCTTGTGTTAGCAGTGTttgttagactttacacccaaagcacaagcaacaaaagaaagaatagataaatagtacctcatcaaaattaaaaacttttgttcctcaggggattttgtcatgaaagtaaaacaacaacctacacaatggggggaaatatttggaaaccacatatctgataaaggattaatatccagaatatataaagaaatccctcaacgcagcaagaaaaagacaaacaaccaattaaaaacatgcaaaagatttgaacagacgtctcttcagagaagatatacaaatggtcagaaagcacatgaaaagatgctcaacatcattagctgtcagagaaaagtaaatcaaaaccacaatgagataccatttcacacccattagactgactgctattaaaaaaaaacacaacaaaaaataacaagtgttggagaggatgtggagaaataggaactctcattcattgctggaagaaatgtaaaatgatgcagtcactgtgcaagacagtttgttggttcctcagaaagctaagtatagaactaccatatgaaccagcaatcctgttactagatatatacacagaagaattgaaagcagggactcaaacagatatttgcacagcaatgttcatagtggcattattcacaattgccaagaaatggaagcaatccaagtgtccaggAACcaaagagtggataaacaaaatgtggtatatacatgcactGATTATTatacagccatgaaaaggaatgaagtccccatgtgacagcatggataaacccagacacaaaaggacaaatattgtatgatctcactattttaaaacaattagaataaacaaactcatagagtcagaatctagaacatagtttaccaggggatgggttgGAGATAGGGAacgggaagttaaggtttaaaacgttcagagttcctatttgaatgatggaaatgttttggtaagtggtggtagtgatggtagcacaacattatgaatgcaattaatagcactgaaatatatatatgaatatgattaaaaggagaaatgttagattgtatgtatggtaacagaatacaatttaaaaaaaatccacggaactacactatacaaatgGCAAACTCTATGTTAAacaatggactttaattaatagtaaaattataaaaatgtgctgtcatcaattgatacaaatgttccacaccaacgcaaggtgttggtgttgggctggtatatgagaatcctgtatatTAAGCATGTCtgttctgtaaacctgtaacgtctctaattaaaaaaaaaaaaagagtataaccatgagaagaatttaaatattttcctcaaaTAGATATAGCCTTCcaacatttcatttcattacaaataaaatacatgttgatttttaaaattagataattaaaaatacaaagaaaatgaacGCTATCCCTCACTTACTGTTAGATTTTGTGGCATGATGTTCCAGATGATATTTTAGGCATaagcacatatacacacaagaaAACATTTCTCCTCACAAAGTGGTTTCATATTTtataacaacttttttttttacttaaatatatGCCATGGacaataagtaattttttttttttacttaaatatatGCCATGGATGTTTCCTAAATAGTTCACAATCTTCAATTATTTAACTGTTTTtgatatttcttccatttttatattgtttatctTACGTACTCCTTGACACTTTTCTTACTTATACCTACTCtcttaaaaaattataatcaCTTTGAAGCAGGTATCTTTATTcctttatgttcctttttattcctttatattcCTCCAGGGAGGTCAACTCAGTAGCTTACTTATGTAAGTGTTCAATAAGCACATGTACATCGACAGTGATTGATTAATTTGCTTGGAAAATAGCATTAATGTGTGATTCCTAGGTACAAATATAAGCAGCCCTCCAGGGCCAGTGTGGCTTTATTATCCACAAAAGTTGGCATTGTGAATAACATTCTAAATAACAATGAAATTCATAACGTATAAAAGGGAGGGCATTAGCCAAAGTAGCATTATATTTGGGCACACAAGATACTTTGGTCAAATTAATATGTCTCCTAACATGGAGGAAGGAAATGTTTGACTATTCTGGGTCTCttctgaacatctttgattaaaagtaacttatttaattttttattcctaatttttccttctgtttcaaaAATAGAGGTATTGGCCAGATATTATATCTGAGTTTTCCTCTACCTTCAATATCCCAGATTTCTATCATGTGCACATAATGTGTCTGTTCAGTGAAAAATCATCagatatgacctggtaatcccactactagatgtatatccaaaagaattgaaagcagggaatcaaacaggtatttgcacactgatgttcagcCTCAGGTGATTGTTGTGTGCCAAGAATTGTGAGCACAAGTGTTTGTGTACATGATAAACACGTCAGTTGATGTTTTGATAGCACAAAGTGGCTATAGTGCTGTTAAGTGTTATTAACTAACAGTGGAAGTGAATTCCCCAAGTTGTGAGCATCCTTTTCCACTGCTAAGCTCATTCCCCTCGCTCAGTGTGCTATCCTAATGCCATTTtcaatgaaaggaagaaaaggacacAAGCTTGAGTTATTTCAGAGCATATCAATTTAAGAGGAGTATGCTGCATATTCCTTTAACTGTCTCCAGATGAAACACACAGGCGGAATCTActgaaaggaaacaacacaaagaCTGTATTTTCTATGCTGGGGATGTTAAGTTTATTAGAAAACACACAACATGATACAAGAGATAGACTTGGATCCTGAGAGGACAGAGAATTCTTCACCCGTAGTTAGTTTAAAAAGGTGTCTTCAATATATAGTAGGAACTAGTTCCCGGAGAGAAGAAAGGGCTTCTCAAGAAAATACATGTTCTGCCTTGAAGCCATGAGGGACAGAAGGAATTTCCCGGCCGCCTCCTGGGGGACCGTGACTATCATGGGCTGCTCAGCAGCAGCAGGACCTGCAGGTGGTGCGGCAGGCGGCAGGCTGGCAGCACGGGGGGCGGCAGCAGGGCGCCTGCACGGAGATGGGCTGGCAGCAGGTGGAGGCCCAGCAGCAGGGGCGGCACACCACGGCCGTGCAGGACGTGGGGCAGCAGGCGATGGGGCGGCAGCAGCCTTCCTGCAGGGCGCAGGCGTCGCAGCAGATGGGCCGGCGGCAGGGCTCGCAGATGGGGCGGGTGCAGCGCGGCACGCACGTCACGGGGCGGCACACGGTGGTCTGGCAGGACACGGGGCGGCAGCAGCAGGGGTCGCGGCAGCAGCAGGGCTGGCAGCAGTCGCCCCCGCAGCTCAGGGAGGAGCAGGGGGAGCCACAGCAGGAGCCACAGCAGGAGCCGGTCATGGTGGTGTGTGGGGTTGGTGTGGGTTGGGTTGTTGAGAGGAGTTGGGTTTTCTCAGGTGTGAATGTCTTCCTCCCCCTTGGGGACCCTTTATATACCCTAGCCAGGCGCTGATGACCTCTAGGACGCAAGgtcatttccttgtttttgtttatttcttctgaaaTGACACTGCCAGGTTAGTAAGTTCTCTAGACGTTTTTTAAGTACTCAGGTATTCATAAAAGCCcatttgttttcctaatttaATGGAGACTCATTATGTTTTGCTATTTATGTTGCAGATATGAATTTAATGACCCTAACTTCAAAGTCTCCAATTAGCTTTATAATACAACCCTGTTTTTGTCAGTTGATGTTTTGATAGCACAAAGTGGCTATAGTACTGTTAGCGTTATTAACTAACAGTGGAAGTGAATCCCCCAAGTTGTGAGTGTCCTTTTCCACTGCTAAGCTTCCTGGGCAGAACAAGTTGAGAATAATGTCTACAAGAATATTTTACAAGTCATGGATTGTCTGCAAAAAGAATAATTCAGTCCAGTTTTTGGAGCTACAGGAATGTACCTTAATAGATCTCTAGCAGTGATGGTTTTTGTCTTAAATACATACTCATTAATTCCAGAATTGTACCTCTTCAAAGGAAGGTGAGTTTTACTATTTATAATCTCCATGGAGCCAGTATCGCTGTGCTCTAACTATGTTTTGAgcatcatgctgaatgaaataagagtGTTACTGTTTTCTTCATAACAATCCTGTGAGTTATTGTTAAAATCGTCATTTTGCATGTAAGGAAACCAgataagtgacttgctcaaggtcacacacctAGTAAGTTTGGGAGCCAATCCTTATTCTGAAAACATCCATGGGAACGTTATTTGTAAGCCCCAAAAGCCGAAGATTAGAACTATGAgtattttccctgtcttttacaaatgtctgttttatCTAGGAATTTTAGCAGTGACTCTATTTTTAGGgctgtcattatttgcataaAAGCTAATTTTTAGAGTCATCTGAAAGGACTTTGTGTGCTGTCTATATGCTCAGGAATTGGAAGAATTAGCTCCATGCAATCTTCAGAAAATTCCAAGCATTCCCTAAGGAAATAGTATCTCAGTGGGGCCTAATTGAGTGGTCAAGGGCACTGTGAACAAACCACCAGTCTGGTGAAGAAGGAACTTTGAAGTCAAAGAACCTGAGCCCTTCTGGATAAAGGTGGCAGCCTGTCAGCATAACAACTCCCAGGAAGTGAACCCGGCTGAAGCTGGTCTCGGGCCCTGCCATGCCATTCCCttatcttctttttcccttgctCCAGCCTCTCCTCATACGCTCTGCTTGATTCCGTTCCTGCTTACAGAGCCAATTGTGATTTTCCAGTTTTACACTTGAGGGCCCTGGGAAATCATGTCACCCAGCCATTTAGTAGCCTCTGCCTCTGGATTTGCTTTGTTCTGACCTTTTTCTACAGCTAAGTCTGTTCTTCTAGACCTGTGATTGAAGGTTCAAGTTGAAGCCATTTTATCGATTAGGGCTCTACCCAGCCCCTTGTTACTGTGGAAACAAACCAGATCCACTACAAATGGTGAGCTGGAGAGAAAACAAAGCATTCCTAGCTGAGAAAATAATGTAAAGTGAGACAGTTTCTAGAAGGCTGACAAGGAAAATTCTGAgaggagaaaaagcaaatgaacttagagaattttaaaaatggtgatCGAGAGTGTATGGAAACTTAAGAAGTACATAATTAATGTTCAGTAAGGTTGATtgcaaaggtttggaaatggtagcacaatactgtgtgatggtagcacaatactgtaagtgtaattaacaaaactgagtgtggatatggttgaaagaggaaggctagagtcatgtatgtcaccagaaggaaagctagaggataaaaactgggactgtataacttagcaaaacctagagtggacaatgatggtggttaattataAGAAATTGGTATAAAtacaagaaagttcttacatgaactaaaCAAATGTACGtcgctattacaaggtgttaataatagggtgttatatggggaaaatgcattaatgtaaactaaggtctagagttaacagtaacattgtaatattttttcgtcaattgtaacaaaggcactataccaagctacatgtcaataatgggggaaataaggggtatgggatatttttcttCTGTAGAAATGAGactgttctcatattgactgtagtggtgaatgcataactatgtgattataccaagagccattgattgtacacttaggatggtttgtgtggtgtctgaataaaactgttaaaaacaaaagaatgcacagaaagaaaTTGGACTTGTGAGCCAATCCATTGGTAAATTACCAAACCATTGATAAAGAGAAATCTCCATTGTGCACatattgaaaaaatgtaaaagttttTAATGTAATGGGCTTCTTGTTGAGAAATTTTTGCCACATttcaagagaaatattttttttcatgaagtTATTCATTGTTTTATTGCATGAATGCATGTCTGGCATGAGGAAGGAGTGGGGGTTGGCTGATGATGTCATTTGTCCAGTCCCCttagaatttattcattcaatcatccAACAAATAATTCCTGATGATATACTCTGTGTCAAATATTGTGCAGGTCAGTGGGGGAATTCAGCAGTGAACATAGTCAATCAAGGTCCCTGTCTTCACCAAGTTTACATTGCCTTACTCGTCTCAAAGGGCAGGTCAGTATTCCCAAGcattccaaaaacaaacaaacaaacaaaaagcacttCATAGGACAGATGTCTTAACTCAAACCATATTTCTCAGGGAAACGATATTGGTTAGTTTTCCTGACTAGCCTAAAAGTATTGACCAACAACAAGAGAGTATCCAATGTGGACTACTGTTGGCACTATTGCAAACAGAATGACCTTGCTTCAATAGTGAAATGCGTTTGGAGGTCAAAATTAGAGTGGTTCCAACCAGGGCTacatttctccctctcttctcagCAGCAGCGACTTCACTGGAATCAGAATTGATCATGGTGATCCATGGAGAAGATGGGATCACAGTTCTTCCAACAAGAGGGCATGGTGGTTGGGGACTGCCAGACACCAATTTGATATCAATTGCTGCATAGTTTTCTAGACTGGGGAACAAAGGGTGCTCTCTCTTAGGCTCCCTCCCCCGTATCAGTGGGTCTGTGTAGATTATTCAGGAGTCAAGTTCATGATCAGAGACCTCAGCAGAGCCATAAAACCAGTGGCTTGAAATATAAAGTTGCTTCCCATGAGATGTTCTGAATTATT encodes the following:
- the LOC119513104 gene encoding keratin-associated protein 2-3, which codes for MTGSCCGSCCGSPCSSLSCGGDCCQPCCCRDPCCCRPVSCQTTVCRPVTCVPRCTRPICEPCRRPICCDACALQEGCCRPIACCPTSCTAVVCRPCCWASTCCQPISVQAPCCRPPCCQPAACRTTCRSCCC